One genomic segment of Nitrosopumilus sp. includes these proteins:
- a CDS encoding class I SAM-dependent methyltransferase gives MISINPLDVLLWTLRRNERDVVQLYSTLSPIMQLATGGNMLNFGLWDSEHREPQSAQKNLSYTFAKMADLDSANKVLDVGSGLSAPAIYWKNIFDNLFIFCVNTNYSQLYLSEKKQDIEFVNSSSTKLPFSTKSVDRVLALESAQHFKPFSKFISESKRVLVDDGLLVLAIPITINKPSSSKLGILKFTWSSEHYGLDEIRQMIHLGGFSILEEKLIGSSVYEPLTDYYVEHRKELKKLILKKYSSYVETILFKSLKKMKTASQKKIIDYALLKCQLPSNSD, from the coding sequence TTGATTTCTATTAATCCCCTCGATGTCTTACTTTGGACTCTTAGAAGAAACGAAAGAGATGTTGTACAACTTTACAGTACATTATCTCCAATAATGCAGCTGGCAACTGGGGGTAATATGCTAAACTTTGGGTTGTGGGATTCTGAACACAGAGAACCTCAATCTGCCCAAAAAAATCTATCCTATACTTTTGCAAAAATGGCTGATCTAGATTCAGCTAATAAAGTTCTAGATGTTGGAAGTGGACTTTCTGCACCTGCAATTTATTGGAAAAATATATTTGATAATCTCTTTATTTTTTGTGTAAATACCAATTACTCTCAACTTTATTTATCAGAAAAAAAACAAGATATTGAATTTGTAAATTCATCATCAACTAAATTGCCTTTTTCTACCAAATCTGTTGATAGGGTTTTGGCATTGGAGTCTGCACAGCACTTTAAACCCTTTTCTAAATTTATTTCTGAATCAAAAAGAGTATTGGTTGACGACGGCTTACTTGTTTTAGCAATTCCTATCACCATTAACAAACCGTCATCATCAAAATTGGGTATTTTAAAATTTACGTGGTCTTCAGAGCATTATGGTTTAGATGAAATTAGACAAATGATTCATCTTGGAGGGTTTTCCATTTTAGAAGAAAAACTAATCGGCTCATCAGTTTATGAGCCTTTAACAGATTACTATGTGGAGCATAGAAAAGAATTAAAAAAATTAATTTTAAAAAAATATTCTTCGTATGTTGAAACAATTCTGTTCAAATCCCTTAAAAAAATGAAGACTGCTTCTCAAAAAAAGATCATTGATTATGCGTTGTTAAAATGTCAATTGCCCTCAAATTCTGATTAA
- a CDS encoding RDD family protein, with translation MSNPDSNLSSKIIIAKWTDRILAWLIDFIIISIFSTTLVLVAFGTIDYETSEEMFWAESVQYIPSSIIFFSYWTILEYKTGQTIGKKILNLKITNINGDAPSLKGVLISSFGKSFLLPIDVILGWVLTNEKRQRVFNKLGDTLVVKIKSSEEKSGIEYSKD, from the coding sequence GTGAGCAATCCAGATTCTAATTTATCATCAAAAATAATTATTGCAAAATGGACAGATAGGATTTTGGCTTGGTTGATTGATTTTATCATAATCTCAATATTTTCAACAACACTGGTTTTAGTTGCCTTTGGAACAATAGACTATGAAACATCAGAAGAAATGTTTTGGGCGGAGAGTGTACAATACATTCCATCCAGTATCATTTTCTTTTCATATTGGACTATTTTAGAATATAAAACAGGTCAAACAATAGGTAAAAAAATTCTAAATCTAAAAATCACAAACATTAACGGAGATGCTCCAAGTCTAAAAGGGGTTTTGATTAGTAGTTTCGGAAAATCATTTTTGCTTCCAATAGATGTGATATTAGGCTGGGTTTTAACCAATGAAAAACGTCAAAGAGTGTTCAACAAATTAGGAGATACGTTAGTAGTTAAAATAAAAAGTTCTGAGGAAAAGTCAGGTATTGAATATTCAAAAGACTAG